From the Nostoc sp. PCC 7107 genome, the window CTGAACCTGTTGCACCAATTCAAAATAATGCCAAGAATATCGATTTGGACTTTTTAATTGCAGATTTACCCAAGTTACTGCATTCCATGACTGAAGCAACTGAGCGTATTAAATCGATTAGCACCAGTCTGCGTACCTTTTCCCGTGCAGATACGATTAATCAAGTGATGGCTAACATTCATGATGGTATTGATAGCACCTTGTTAATTTTAAAATACCGCCTCAAAGCCAACGAACATCGTCCTGCCATTAATATTCAGCAAGAATACGGTGATATACCTTTAATTGAATGCTTTCCTGGTCAGTTAAACCAAGTATTTATGAATATCTTGGCTAATGCCATTGATATGTTTGATGATATGGCACAAGAACGCACATTTGCCGAATTGCAAACTCATCCTCAAGAAATTACTATCCGCACTCAAGCAATTGCCAACCAAGTTTACATCCATATTCAAGATAACGGTAAAGGGATGAGTGCCGAAGTTCAAGCAAAAATTTTTGACCATTTATTTACTACCAAAGCAGTTGGTAAAGGTACTGGTTTGGGAATGGCGATCGCTCGTCAAATTGTGGAAGAAAAACACAACGGTAAAATCGAAGTTAATTCAATTTTGGGAAAAGGCACAGAATTCATCATTTCCTTGGCTATTAAGACTGCTTGAGTCTGGGTAATGCTGTGTATACCTAAAAACCTTGTCAGGGCTGGGTGTAGGGGATTTTGTTATGTGTTCAGTCTTTTTATTTTATGATTAATTCTTTCCCTCACACCTCTACACCCATTCGTAGCAAAATTTTCCCCTTTTCTTAGTGCCATTCACCTCTCTCTGTGCAGAAACAGCAAAATACTCTCCCCAGCCACCTTAATGATACGTCTTTATACTTGTAACAGCAAAGAAGTGACTAAGTAATTCCACATTATATTATACAAAGTAGGTAAAAAATGTACTGTCTAGTAAACAAAGCCGTTCAAGATATGATTTGTGAGTGCCACAGAGAAGATTCGTGGAAAACTATTAAAGAGTCATCACAAAATACGTCGGTAAAATCTATTTCTACGACTCCTGGCGACAGGGAATATAGCTATTGCTAGATGCGGACATCTTTAAAAACACTATAATCTACATCTGTTGAACAGAGAGATTTGCTTGTGGATGTCATAGTAAAACGATCGCAAACACTTAAACAAGCCTTGGTTGATTTTGTCCTAGATGCGGAAGGCGAACTCGCACAAGCACTAGAAATTTATGCAGCCGCACAGTCGCGTCGAGGAAGTGGCGATAATACCCAACAAGGTTTAATTATTGATAGCTTTATTACAGAGGGAAAAGTTGGGGATAATTCACCTATAGAGTTATTTATTGCCAGCAATGCAGACTTATCAGAGAGCGATCGCCATTTACTCAATAGTTGGCATCGTACCTTTATGGGTTTATTTACCATCACCCAGATTCTACCTGATGGCTTGGAAATGATGAACTGGCTGACAGCTAAAAATTACATTGTCACGTCTAATAGTCCTGAAAAACAACGAGATATTTCTCGTTTCCAGATAGGAGATATATTGCTTACCCGTATTTCACCCCTGACTGAAAATGAGTGGATATTTTCTGGGACTCACACTTTTATGGGTAAACTCGGTAAGCCAAAACTCGCTGTTGCAATTGGTAATTTTAAAGATAATTATAAAAGTCATCTTTACAGTGATGCCCCCGAATTACTCGAAGAAGCATGGCAGTCAGTAGAACAATATCATCAGCAGTTTGTTGACTTTTTTGGTAGTGATGAAGTTACTTTACCAGGATACCAATTAAACAAAAAAATAGTTGAATTTCAAGAAATTATCAGTAACAAATATCTCCAAGCAGCCGGACTAGATACTTCCAAATCTTTGGATGAGATAGCAGCAGAAGCAGGTATTAGTGAAGAAGAAATTACCGCAGCTGCTAAAGAAGTTGGCGTTGACTCTAATGCAGTTTCGCAAATGCTAAATGGAAAAAATGGCAAGCAAAAAATGGTTGCACCAAAGGTAGACTTACCTGCTGAATTACGAAAAGCTGAACAAGCCACAGCAATTTCTCATCCGCGTTGGGGGCTAATGTTTTTACCAACATATACTAAGTTTACAACTATTTTATTAGCTGATGATTGGCAAAGTATTGCAGGTGCAGAAAAACTAATTCGTCACTACTTAGAAAATAAAAGCATTAATGCTTATGTTTGGCATCAGTTAGCAAAAAAATATCCGAATCAACTAGAAAAAGTCTTGCAAGATTTCTTGCAGAGTCATGAGTTTAGCCTGAGTAATGACTTGGATAAACTCTTGCAAGAGTTTGGTAAACCTACTGAACCAGAATTACCCGAAATTGCCAGTGTGCCTTTACATCTGCATAATTTATTTCAAGAAGCACTGGCAGAAGTTAATAAATCTAAACCCAAAGCTAAGGCGCAAAAACAAGCCGCAAAAGGTTTTCAAAGAGGTTAGGCTAATTCAAGTGCAACTCAAATCCAGGTAATACATCTTCCCCAGACAGAATTGCTGGAATTTGGATTACTTCGACAGAATTTTCTTGTCGATAAATTTCTACTTTGCCATCTTGATAATTAATCAGCCATCCTAAACGCAAACCATTTTCTATATATTCCTGCATTTTTTCTTGCAAAGATTTGAGCCTATCTGTTTCAGAACGCAGTTCAATGGCGAAATCTGGTACGAGTTGCGGGAATTTTTTGCGTTGTTCTAGCGTTAAAGCTTCCCACCTTGCCAGTTTTACCCAAGCTGCATCAGGAGAACGTTTTGCACCATTTGGCAGGATAAAGATAGTTGAAGAACTAAAAACTTTGCCTAATTTAGCTTGACGATTCCAATTATTCAAATCTGTAATTAAGTCTGCTTCTTGATTTCCGCTTTCTCCTCCTACTGGTGGCATAATAATTAATTCTCCTGCTGCGTTCATTTCCAAGTTTAAATCACGATTGGCAATACACAATTGATAAAATTGCTCATCACTTAAATGCGCGATGGGTTCTAGATTGAGAACTACAGTATTCATTTAACTTGTCCTCGTGGCTTTTTTGCTAACTTCAGTTACTTTTGATTAAATTTTAACAGTGGAGTATCAGAGATGGTTTATCACATAAACCAGAAATTGTAGTGGCGTAGCCAGCCTAATTATTGATGAACGGGAAATTCCCAACTTTTTAAAGCAGCCTGGGGAGTTTCATCTGTAAAACTTAATTTTATATTGTATAACTTGGTATAAGTTCTCAGGGTAAGAATATGGCTACCTTAAA encodes:
- a CDS encoding Uma2 family endonuclease; translation: MNTVVLNLEPIAHLSDEQFYQLCIANRDLNLEMNAAGELIIMPPVGGESGNQEADLITDLNNWNRQAKLGKVFSSSTIFILPNGAKRSPDAAWVKLARWEALTLEQRKKFPQLVPDFAIELRSETDRLKSLQEKMQEYIENGLRLGWLINYQDGKVEIYRQENSVEVIQIPAILSGEDVLPGFELHLN